The following are encoded together in the Gadus chalcogrammus isolate NIFS_2021 chromosome 2, NIFS_Gcha_1.0, whole genome shotgun sequence genome:
- the LOC130402630 gene encoding dual specificity tyrosine-phosphorylation-regulated kinase 4-like, with the protein MWEEPIKGKDPLPPPALKSAAVKKAPLRKGKTPVQPDSTKTQQRPPRLAGDLEPIKKLALKSAAVKKAPLPKEKTPVLPDFDTTPQRAPSLAAILDQKKQRVQTEKYRWCDGQRLATADALSVFRKHLTPFEQREILQYKEVWYLGIAAEKIQQKCPLSHGYDDRKGHYKMVIKDHIAYRYEVLELIGQGTFGRVLKCRDHKTKQLVAMKVIANDQRFKDEAKAEVQILELLQKNDEDGVANVVHMKEHFQFRDHVCITFDLMGKSLLEVLKQREYRGLGASQVRSHAISLVQSLQFLSRSGIIHCDLKPENILVSEGDPAVIKVADFGSSLLEHHNTIPIAQTMAYMSPEVILTKVFTKAIDMWSLGCILAELKTGQILFNVLDEYELVLEMTKLLGVPPNDMLKKTRLQGFLSGQRNSRDMTKAGLSVALNTEDPLLLDFVQNCLEYEPAKRMTPDEARQHPWILMHFQSPSSSEDSSPHQSTNWEPMVDSTSATAPSTSGPGPRPVGARDSRREGPPNEARPVLTGTCTATLAPHTPRRSSENT; encoded by the exons GAGCCAATCAAAGGGAAGGACCCTCTGCCCCCGCCGGCCTTAAAGTCTGCGGCGGTGAAAAAGGCTCCTCTTAGGAAGGGGAAGACCCCCGTCCAACCAGACAGCACCAAGACCCAGCAGAGACCCCCCCGCCTTGCTGGTGACCTG GAGCCAATCAAAAAGCTGGCCTTAAAGTCTGCGGCGGTGAAAAAGGCTCCTCTTCCGAAGGAGAAGACCCCCGTCCTTCCAGACTTCGACACAACCCCACAGAGAGCTCCAAGCCTTGCTGCTATCCTGGACCAAAAGAAGCAGAGAGTGCAGACGGAGAAGTACCGGTGGTGTGATGGCCAACGATTGGCCACAGCAG ATGCCTTGTCAGTCTTCAGAAAACACCTGACACCATTTGAGCAGAGGGAAATCCTACAGTACAAGGAGGTGTGGTACCTCGGCATAGCTGCAGAGAAGATCCAGCAGAAATGCCCCCTCAGCCATGGTTATGATGACCGCAAGGGACACTACAAGATG GTTATCAAAGACCACATCGCCTACCGATATGAGGTCCTGGAGCTGATAGGTCAGGGCACCTTCGGTCGAGTCCTCAAGTGCAGAGACCACAAAACAAAGCAGCTGGTAGCCATGAAGGTCATTGCGAACGACCAGAG GTTTAAAGATGAGGCGAAGGCAGAGGTGCAAATTCTGGAGTTGCTCCAAAAGAACGATGAGGATGGCGTGGCCAACGTCGTCCACATGAAGGAGCACTTTCAGTTCCGTGACCATGTGTGCATCACCTTTGACCTCATGGG AAAGAGCCTCTTGGAGGTGTTGAAACAGAGAGAGTACCGAGGGCTGGGCGCCTCTCAGGTGAGGAGCCATGCCATCTCTCTGGTGCAGTCTCTCCAGTTCCTCAGTAGGTCCGGCATCATCCACTGCGACCTGAAACCG GAGAACATCCTGGTATCAGAAGGTGACCCAGCGGTCATAAAGGTGGCTGACTTTGGGTCCAGCCTTCTGGAACATCACAACA CCATACCTATTGCCCAGACCATGGCCTACATGTCCCCAGAAGTCATTCTGACGAAGGTCTTCACCAAGGCCATTGACATGTGGAGTCTGGGCTGCATCTTAGCCGAGCTCAAGACAGGCCAGATCCTATTTAACGTGCTTGATGAGTACGAGCTCGTGCTGGAAATGACGAAG CTGCTGGGTGTGCCCCCAAACGATATGCTGAAGAAGACCCGGCTTCAGGGCTTTCTCTCCG GTCAAAGAAACAGCAGAGACATGACCAAGGCGGGTCTGTCTGTGGCCCTGAACACAGAGGACCCACTCCTTCTTGACTTCGTCCAGAATTGTCTTGA ATACGAGCCGGCGAAGCGCATGACCCCGGATGAGGCCAGGCAGCATCCCTGGATTCTGATGCACTTCCAGAGTCCCAGCTCCAGCGAGGACTCTTCTCCCCACCAGTCCACCAACTGGGAGCCCATGGTGGACTCCACCAGCGCCACAGCCCCGTCCACCTCCGGACCAGGGCCCAGACCGGTCGGAGCCAGGGACAGCAGGAGGGAGGGGCCGCCAAATGAAGCCCGTCCCGTCCTTACGGGGACATGCACTGCTACATTAGCCCCCCAT ACGCCTCGACGGTCATCAGAAAACACCTGA
- the LOC130401643 gene encoding dual specificity tyrosine-phosphorylation-regulated kinase 4-like, with protein MVIKDHIAYRYEILELMGKSTFGRVLKCRDHKTQQLVAMKVIANDQRFADEAMAEVEILELLQKKDELDVANVVHMKELVHFDL; from the exons ATG GTTATCAAAGACCACATCGCCTACCGCTATGAGATCCTGGAGCTGATGGGTAAGAGCACCTTCGGTCGAGTCCTCAAGTGCAGAGACCACAAAACCCAGCAGCTGGTCGCCATGAAGGTCATTGCGAACGACCAGAG GTTTGCAGATGAGGCGATGGCAGAGGTGGAAATTCTGGAGCTGCTCCAGAAGAAAGATGAGCTTGACGTGGCCAACGTCGTCCACATGAAGGAGCTCGTCCACTTTGATTTGTGA
- the LOC130401492 gene encoding uncharacterized protein LOC130401492: MIVMPIVMAARPTDVEGRDSYTPWGHRRDMVGLAARLPRLTDGAAAWIREFEKESSGVVLGLGDVRAMLDRAQAFELEKLTRTAELPDRTFFNPYRNLFWERLRELFPAVTVGIPGVSIKPGESISEYIDRARGLWADCNDCYAHSWPAVEIFKTQLLKGLPAEVRKALETVVALSDKPWAEWKEHLVHHYRLDLERRVAMDDELKELKRQLMRLQIKKLEEKSLLDEKAEDTQEPPTLFPTLLALPPAYQGISPPGWLPPGYQDTDPPEYMMAALQLQDQDQGQGGRAGGGRRGPRPK; this comes from the coding sequence ATGATCGTAATGCCAATCGTCATGGCAGCCCGTCCGACAGACGTAGAGGGGAGAGATAGCTACACACCGTGGGGCCATCGTCGGGACATGGTCGGTCTGGCCGCCCGCTTGCCCCGTCTGACGGACGGAGCAGCGGCCTGGATCAGGGAGTTCGAGAAAGAGTCGTCTGGAGTCGTCCTGGGCTTGGGCGATGTACGAGCCATGCTCGACCGTGCGCAAGCTTTCGAACTGGAAAAATTGACCCGAACCGCCGAACTACCCGACAGAACCTTCTTCAATCCATACCGGAACCTCTTCTGGGAGCGCCTCAGAGAACTCTTCCCGGCCGTCACAGTGGGAATCCCCGGCGTGAGCATCAAACCCGGAGAATCCATCTCTGAGTACATCGACAGGGCCCGAGGGCTGTGGGCGGACTGTAACGACTGCTACGCACACAGCTGGCCAGCGGTCGAGATATTCAAGACACAGCTCCTAAAAGGACTGCCAGCCGAGGTCCGGAAGGCCCTGGAGACGGTGGTGGCACTGTCCGACAAACCGTGGGCAGAGTGGAAAGAGCACCTTGTCCATCACTACCGTCTCGATCTAGAGCGGCGGGTAGCCATGGACGATGAACTCAAAGAACTGAAGAGGCAACTCATGAGGTTGCAGATTAAGAAGCTCGAAGAGAAGTCCCTGCTAGATGAAAAAGCTGAAGACACCCAGGAGCCGCCGACACTCTTCCCAACACTTCTGGCCCTGCCACCGGCGTACCAGGGCATCTCGCCGCCCGGGTGGCTGCCCCCGGGATACCAAGACACCGATCCCCCTGAGTACATGATGGCCGCCCTGCAGctacaggaccaggaccagggccagGGGGGCCGGGCGGGAGGAGGCCGGCGAGGGCCACGACCAAAGTGA
- the LOC130402636 gene encoding dual specificity tyrosine-phosphorylation-regulated kinase 4-like yields MRPPNASTVFRKHLTPFEQRGIKQYKEVWSLGIAEEKVQETYPLRHGDDDSEGHYKMMQVIKDHIAYRYEILELMGEGTFGRVLKCRDHKTQQLEAMKVIANDQRYADEAMAEVEILELLQKKDVLDVANVVHMKEHVHLRNQMDTHNYI; encoded by the exons ATGAGGCCCCCAA ACGCCTCGACGGTCTTCAGAAAACACCTGACACCGTTTGAGCAGAGGGGAATCAAACAGTACAAGGAGGTGTGGTCCCTTGGCATAGCTGAAGAGAAGGTTCAGGAGACATACCCCCTCCGCCATGGTGATGATGACAGTGAGGGACACTACAAGATG ATGCAGGTTATCAAAGACCACATCGCCTACCGCTATGAGATCCTGGAGCTGATGGGTGAGGGCACCTTCGGTCGAGTCCTCAAGTGCAGAGACCACAAAACCCAGCAGCTGGAAGCCATGAAGGTCATTGCAAACGACCAGAG GTATGCAGATGAGGCGATGGCAGAGGTGGAAATTCTGGAGCTGCTCCAGAAGAAAGATGTGCTTGACGTGGCCAACGTCGTCCACATGAAGGAGCACGTCCACTTGCGTAACCAAATGGACACTCATAACTATATTTAA
- the LOC130401659 gene encoding dual specificity tyrosine-phosphorylation-regulated kinase 2-like: MSPEVILTKDFSKAIDMWSLGCILAELKRGVVLFQVCDECELMLEMTKLLGVPPKHMLKDTPLENLLSGPRTSRRRARRHLSKALDTENKLFLDFIQSCLEYEPAKRMTPDEARQHPWILMHFQSPSSSEDSSPHQSTNWEPMVDSTSDTAPSTSGPGPRPVGARDSRREGPPN; the protein is encoded by the exons ATGTCCCCGGAAGTTATTCTGACGAAGGACTTCAGCAAGGCCATCGACATGTGGAGTCTGGGCTGCATCTTAGCTGAGCTCAAGAGAGGCGTGGTCCTCTTCCAAGTGTGCGACGAGTGTGAGCTGATGCTGGAAATGACGAAG CTGCTGGGTGTTCCCCCAAAGCATATGCTGAAGGACACCCCGCTTGAGAACTTGCTCTCTG GTCCAAGAACCAGCAGACGCCGGGCCAGGCGCCATTTGTCTAAGGCCCTGGACACGGAGAACAAACTCTTCCTTGACTTCATCCAGAGCTGCCTGGA ATACGAGCCGGCGAAGCGCATGACCCCGGATGAGGCCAGGCAGCATCCCTGGATTCTGATGCACTTCCAGAGTCCCAGCTCCAGCGAGGACTCTTCTCCCCACCAGTCCACCAACTGGGAGCCCATGGTGGACTCCACCAGCGACACAGCCCCGTCCACCTCTGGACCAGGGCCCAGACCGGTCGGAGCCAGGGACAGCAGGAGGGAGGGGCCGCCAAATTAA
- the LOC130401603 gene encoding dual specificity tyrosine-phosphorylation-regulated kinase 4-like — protein sequence MRPPNASTVFRKHLTPFEQRGIKQYKEVWYLGIAEEKVQETFPLRSGYDDRKGHYKMVIKDHIAYRYEVLELMGEGTFGRVLKCRDHQTQQLVAMKVIANDQRYADEAMAEVEILELLQKDDEDGVANVVHMKEYFQFRDHLCISFDLMGWVWKTKASYPA from the exons ATGAGGCCCCCAA ACGCCTCGACGGTCTTCAGAAAACACCTGACACCGTTTGAGCAGAGGGGAATCAAACAGTACAAGGAAGTGTGGTACCTTGGCATAGCTGAAGAGAAGGTTCAGGAGACATTCCCCCTCCGCAGTGGTTATGATGACCGCAAGGGACACTATAAGATG GTTATCAAAGACCACATCGCCTACCGCTATGAGGTCCTGGAGCTGATGGGTGAGGGCACCTTCGGTCGAGTCCTCAAGTGCAGAGACCACCAAACCCAGCAGCTGGTCGCCATGAAGGTCATTGCAAACGACCAGAG GTATGCAGATGAGGCGATGGCAGAGGTGGAAATTCTGGAGCTGCTCCAGAAGGACGATGAGGATGGCGTGGCCAACGTCGTCCACATGAAGGAGTACTTTCAGTTCCGTGACCATCTGTGCATCTCCTTTGACCTCATGGGGTGGGTTTGGAAAACAAAAGCCTCATATCCTGCCTAA